The Argentina anserina chromosome 5, drPotAnse1.1, whole genome shotgun sequence genome includes the window GGAAGAGTGTCTGCCAAGTCAGATGTCTATAGTTATGGGATGATGATTCTGGAGATGGTTGGTGGAAGAAAGAACATTGATGCTCGTGTGAGCCACACGAGTGAAATTTATTTTCCAGATTGGGTTCATGAGCAACTTGAGCAGGACAGCGATTTGGGGTTGGTCAATGCAGTGAGCGATGAGGAAAAGGAAATGGCAAGGAGGATGGTCTTAGTGGGACTATGGAGCATACAGACAAGGCCATCTGATAGGCCATCCATGAGTAAAGTGATTGAAATGTTGGAAGGAAGCATTGAAGCCTTGCAAATACCACCAAAGCCTGTCCTATATTCTCCTGTAAGATCATTACCACCAGACTCTTCCACTTTATCAACCTTAGGTTGACTCTTTTTGAACATTAATTGCTTCATGTATACGAATTGAAAGTCACTACCTTGTTACTCTTAAGAGCATTTGAGTACTAGTCTTTTCTCTGTATATTCTTTTCAGAGCTCTTATGTTGGCTTGCACTTGTGTGGTTCATATGGGAAGTGAAGTAATGTACTTGCATAATCACAAATCATCTACTGTACAAGGCCCTATAGAACATACAAGTGTCTGCTCTGATATTACTAATTGAAAATTATATGTTGTCTTGCAATTTTTGTTCTGGTGTTCccttttattttcattgtacaatgtttttttttatgtatgCAGATTATCAAATATTTAAACTACTATGCTAATCGTGTGTTCTGTTCTGATTCTTTAACTGAAAACAAAGGAAGATTTTCTATCAGCCTTCTTTTTTGATAGCAGGTGACAGGTTTATAAGTTACTGCATATTTTTTAGAAAAGCCTTTTGCGTTCTCTTTTCTTCACTAGATGAATAGTTACTGGACAACTTGTATAACAAATAAAGCAACGAATATTTTACAAATATTAGCCGGTCGAAAGTTCAAACAATACAGATTAGTCATGTAGCCTAACTCCGCTATACATTGACCTTAGCACACCTCTTCAGATCTTGCACACATTAGCCAGtcgaaaattcaaacaaatatTTACATCTCATTCATCAAATCACATGTTTAATAGATGAAAGGAGAATGATAATGATTTCATAGAGAACTAGAAGGAAACATTTAACCAGTGGTATCATTTGGTGTTGAAACGTGCTAACCCAATTTTAATGTTACAGAATCTGGTGAAGGTAGCAGATGACCACTTTTTAGCAGCAGAACTTCGTCAGCTGAAATATCAATTTCCTCTGCCTTTTCTTTGCTAAAATCATCACTCTGTATCCTCTTCAGTTCGTTTTCCACATCAACCATAGAAGGTCGCATCTCGGTCTCAATTTGCAGGCACTGAAATGCTAATTCTGCCACTGCATTGATCATTTTTCGTACTCTAAAGTCTGATTCATACCCCAGGGATGGATCCACAAGCTCATGCAATGCATGTTTCTGAATCTTGTTAATGGCCATATTCGACAAATTGATCTCATGCCGACACCTTGTGATATCAACAGCAGGCAAGGATGATATGAGTTCAACCAAGACTACTCCGAAGCTATAGACATCACTCTTGGTAGTAAGCTGGTAGCATTGGTTATAATCCGGATCGACATAACCTGGAGTTCCTTGGGGAGCAGTAGAGATATGAGTGACATCTGTTGGGAAGAGACGAGATAGTCCAAAATCTGCTACTTTGACACAAAAATTGTTGTCAAGGAGAATGTTAGTGGTTTTCACATCTCGGTGGATAATCTCAGACGCATGAAGATAGGACAATGCAGTTGCAGTTTCTACAGCAATGTTGATTCGAGTACGCCATGGCAGTGCACCAGGTTTTGCTTTTCCACCATGAAGATGGTCAGCAAGAGTTCCATTAGGAACATATTCATATACAAGGAGGAGTTCACGGCTGTGATGAGATGTGCATCCATATAGTAAGACAAGGTTTTGGTGGCGAAGGCGAgctaaaatttcaatttcattcatgaacTGCTCAACTCTTTTGTCATTGGTTTCATATAGACGCTTGACAGCAACTGATCGCCCATCACGGACTTTTCCTGTTTAAGTCAACCGCAATGAACAAGGAGgttaatatgtatataatgGTGAAAACACAACATATTGATTCAAAGATAAAGGATGTTGATGATATTTAGTTTACCATAGTACACTGTGCAAAACCCTCCATCACCAAGTTCTTTTGATGAATCGAAATTGTTTGTTGCTTGTGCAAGTTCCTTGTAGGTGAAGACATGAACGCCAAGGTACGCACTTCCCTTCTCAGCATCACTTCTGGAATAGCTTTTAGAAAATATGCTTCGAGATGCATAGGAGGATGGACCAATTAGATTTTTGTTGCGGCGTTGCCATATAAAGAAAATGGAGGACATTATAGCAATAGTTCCAATAACCGAGCAAACACCTGAACAGAAGATGTCAATAAGCTCACTATAAGAAGTAGCAAACTTTCAATTGAGAATGACATAAGCTTGAAGAACAATTAAGAGATGAAGAATGAAGGGATTCCGGATATTACCTATGACAATCTTCCGTTTCAAGTTGAATTTAGAGTCTGCAAAAGCAATCAAAGAAGCAGCATTATTAGAATTTATAATATAAGTTATACAGTTGAATAAAAGTTACAGCAGCTAGCATAAGGCTTGAAATATACACTCATGTATGCTAAATAACTAGGACTGAAATATCTAGAAACAATATACCACATTACTACTGTTTTCTGAATATTAGAAGAATCTCTCAATaatgaaaatgtaattaattactACACAAAATACCATCATCACAGGTTTTGTCATGAGACCTATCGCTGCAAAAACAGATAAACTCATTGTGATCGAATCCACAGCGCCCACCACTCCTCTCACAATTGCTGCAATTTTTTGCAGTCCAATTCAAAAGGAACCCCATCTTCAAGATATCAATATAGCTCATCTTCAACATGGTATGCACACCAGCAGCCTCAATATAATCCACCGGTGCATCAACAGATGACTCACAGGAGTCTAATAATGTACGGTTCATGTTCTTCAGCACCTCTTTGTGAATAGTAGCAAAATAATGAGAGGTGGAACTGCTAGCACAGCTAATAGGGTATATAAGCATGTAATAGTCTGCAGCTGGTTCTTGTGAGCAGTTGTAGAACAAGGAAAAATCAAGACTATTGGAACTATAATTGAAAGGTGTTCTATCAAGGCTGATGTTATGTAGAGGGAGAGGACATTCATCTTCATAGACAACAGAGTTAGCTACGAGAAACGAATGGTTTGAGTAAAAGATTTCTTTGATGATATAATCAAAGTCGGAAATAGTAAGTACTGGATTTTTGTCCTTGCAGACTAGCTTGAAACTAGGATAGCCACAGTAGGATTCTTGTTGATCCGAAAGCCAAAAAGGGTAGCTTATATTCGGACCATTCCCACATGTCTGAGGCTTGCAAGCTTCATAGTAGCTCGAGTCTACAGAAAAGGCTCGACTGACCAAGGTTGTGAAGATGATacaaaaaacacataactggAAGTGATTCATTTTGGGGTGCATGATCCAGAAACAGAGAAAACAAAGAGGAAAGAAAGCACGTAGTGAATTTGTGGAAGGGAAGGTGAGCAAGTTAGCATATAGTGGCAAAATTTTCTTGGTAGTAGGTATGATATATCTAGCTTTTGTCTATTTAGAGTTTGAAAACGAAGAACAAAGGATTAAGCAACAGCAAAGATTTAAGTGACGTTTGGTATGACAAAGGATGAGCAACGAGGCCGATAATGATTAGAAGGAACCAGGCCAAAAGAGGACCAAAGTATGGCAATCAGTTCATCTTATTTTGAGGTATACAATCGAGTGACGGTGAGATGTGTATTGGGTGGACGACTTGGCGTTGTGAGTTGTGGTTGGTTAAACCGAAAGTGTAGAAAAGGGAGTAAGGGAATACCCTGAGGAAAATTGGTAATCCAAGAATGGATGATTGAGGCACAAAATCGAATGCTTGTGCTAGAATTGTTATCGTAAATGTTCAAGAACACAGAACGACAAGTTGGGCCGGGGTTGGGTGGGTTAAATGTACTGTATACAAGGGCCCAAGTTAAAGGTCCCAATCAAGTGTGAACTCTTCACTAAGGTTCAAGAGACCATTTGAAAGCTTCTCCTCCGTTGACCGTTGACTAGAAAAATTAAGGTGATTACCAGTCACACACTTTTCTCGTGTCTTTGTACTCTTAAACAGTTCAACGAAATGTCCATGTTTGTTACTTGTTAGATATCTTAGAAAGCCTAATTAAATAAAGTTATTTATTATACTTAAACAGTTAAATTGTGCATCCTAAGACAAAGCTAACTAACGTCATAGTTTTGGTAACATAACTGTATAAACCCTAAAAGACCCGTAGCAAAGCTAAAACCCCCTGAAATCACTAGAGTAAAGCCACAAGCCAAAAGCTACAAAACTCCTATTTGCTTTTCTAATGACAACTTATGAGACAGTGAAAGAGCAATTAGAACTTACCTAATGATCCAAGTTGCAGCCGAGGAAGATCGATCATATGCTTAGGAAATTCAGATATTTCGGTTCTCTGGCTTCTTATAATCATTTCTTCTAACGAGGGATGtggtttcatacttgaagAAGTCTAACTTTGACTAATTAATCAGGGGTCCCTTGATCAAACAATGTGGATTCAAC containing:
- the LOC126793769 gene encoding LEAF RUST 10 DISEASE-RESISTANCE LOCUS RECEPTOR-LIKE PROTEIN KINASE-like 1.2 isoform X2 — protein: MHPKMNHFQLCVFCIIFTTLVSRAFSVDSSYYEACKPQTCGNGPNISYPFWLSDQQESYCGYPSFKLVCKDKNPVLTISDFDYIIKEIFYSNHSFLVANSVVYEDECPLPLHNISLDRTPFNYSSNSLDFSLFYNCSQEPAADYYMLIYPISCASSSTSHYFATIHKEVLKNMNRTLLDSCESSVDAPVDYIEAAGVHTMLKMSYIDILKMGFLLNWTAKNCSNCERSGGRCGFDHNEFICFCSDRSHDKTCDDDSKFNLKRKIVIGVCSVIGTIAIMSSIFFIWQRRNKNLIGPSSYASRSIFSKSYSRSDAEKGSAYLGVHVFTYKELAQATNNFDSSKELGDGGFCTVYYGKVRDGRSVAVKRLYETNDKRVEQFMNEIEILARLRHQNLVLLYGCTSHHSRELLLVYEYVPNGTLADHLHGGKAKPGALPWRTRINIAVETATALSYLHASEIIHRDVKTTNILLDNNFCVKVADFGLSRLFPTDVTHISTAPQGTPGYVDPDYNQCYQLTTKSDVYSFGVVLVELISSLPAVDITRCRHEINLSNMAINKIQKHALHELVDPSLGYESDFRVRKMINAVAELAFQCLQIETEMRPSMVDVENELKRIQSDDFSKEKAEEIDISADEVLLLKSGHLLPSPDSVTLKLG
- the LOC126793769 gene encoding LEAF RUST 10 DISEASE-RESISTANCE LOCUS RECEPTOR-LIKE PROTEIN KINASE-like 1.2 isoform X1; this translates as MTMPNNHHLFLRSPPIVLFILYFFFIFFLSRCEDDPLYTQCRQPFSCGTLRNISYPFWGGANRPQECGRSGFELINCVDEYQRPQIKIKEFYFYVSNINSQELLHTMNISRSDLWDSPCTDYLFNTTLDYNRFSYVQTVRNLTLYYGCPPALHPSIPNNFTCKINGTSNDLAYYLDDSLSRINVPEKPSCFIEIRVPMFWEGFDVMPENGTAGVERVLRQGFQVEYSAQWDLCRLCSNSNGICVSNATDDLFLCLCRDGVFKPIYCPIDDDSKFNLKRKIVIGVCSVIGTIAIMSSIFFIWQRRNKNLIGPSSYASRSIFSKSYSRSDAEKGSAYLGVHVFTYKELAQATNNFDSSKELGDGGFCTVYYGKVRDGRSVAVKRLYETNDKRVEQFMNEIEILARLRHQNLVLLYGCTSHHSRELLLVYEYVPNGTLADHLHGGKAKPGALPWRTRINIAVETATALSYLHASEIIHRDVKTTNILLDNNFCVKVADFGLSRLFPTDVTHISTAPQGTPGYVDPDYNQCYQLTTKSDVYSFGVVLVELISSLPAVDITRCRHEINLSNMAINKIQKHALHELVDPSLGYESDFRVRKMINAVAELAFQCLQIETEMRPSMVDVENELKRIQSDDFSKEKAEEIDISADEVLLLKSGHLLPSPDSVTLKLG